A window from Cryptomeria japonica chromosome 1, Sugi_1.0, whole genome shotgun sequence encodes these proteins:
- the LOC131858132 gene encoding E3 ubiquitin-protein ligase SIRP1-like, translating to MDVEAFVRQIGEEDGAYGSFANHLSDPNTMDAFLERLRSAVNEVFDEVGYVPARKETMKEISYKHISEGSICAICLDNFLVEEQACEMPCNENHIFHTKCIRQWLERQNTCPVCRTEFPKQSKDSVDI from the coding sequence ATGGATGTCGAAGCTTTTGTTCGGCAGATAGGAGAAGAGGATGGCGCATATGGGTCATTTGCAAATCATCTGAGTGATCCTAATACCATGGATGCATTCCTTGAAAGACTCCGTAGTGCAGTCAATGAAGTGTTTGATGAAGTCGGATATGTACCTGCAAGAAAGGAGACTATGAAAGAAATCTCATACAAGCATATTAGTGAAGGCTCCATATGTGCAATTTGCCTTGATAATTTTCTGGTGGAGGAACAAGCATGCGAGATGCCTTGTAATGAGAATCATATATTCCATACTAAATGCATTCGCCAATGGTTGGAGCGGCAGAATACTTGTCCTGTCTGCAGAACAGAATTTCCCAAACAAAGCAAAGATAGTGTCGACATTTAG